A stretch of Corallococcus macrosporus DNA encodes these proteins:
- a CDS encoding sigma-54-dependent transcriptional regulator gives MTDATTPVPRGRILVVDDQRNMRATTALLLKQAGYDIFESATGEEALGVLGKERVDLLLTDLKMEPMDGLTLLKRALEVAPRLQVIMMTAFGSIESAVEAMRLGAYDYITKPFKEGEVLYRVERALERAKLQAAVDSLATDFAERHGLSALVGRSQAMRELTTRLVRVAQSDATVLIQGESGTGKELVARALHAHSRRNKQPFVPVNCAAISETLLETELFGHAKGAFTGAVKARRGLFEEADNGTLFIDEVTETSPTFQSKLLRTLQDGEVRRVGESTALRVDVRIAAATNRDIELEVKEKRFRQDLYYRLNVVLLRVPPLRERLEDVPALAEHFLQRANARSPRPRRLSAAAVEHLMTYRFPGNVRELENLVEQAAALAEGDELLPEDFPLRPQGRVLPDTTAPSEATGQPPPADARPTSAEATGPTLAEVVEDAERRAIVQALERHGVDLTRVADELGVSSTTLWRKMKRLNLRPPAGARE, from the coding sequence ATGACCGACGCCACCACCCCGGTTCCCCGAGGCCGCATCCTCGTGGTGGACGACCAGCGCAACATGCGCGCCACCACCGCGCTGCTCCTGAAGCAGGCGGGCTACGACATCTTCGAATCCGCCACCGGCGAGGAGGCCCTGGGCGTGCTCGGCAAGGAGCGCGTGGACCTGCTCCTCACGGACCTGAAGATGGAGCCCATGGACGGGCTCACGCTCCTCAAGCGCGCGCTGGAGGTGGCCCCGCGCCTCCAGGTCATCATGATGACGGCCTTCGGCTCCATCGAGAGCGCGGTGGAGGCCATGCGCCTGGGCGCGTACGACTACATCACCAAGCCCTTCAAGGAAGGGGAGGTGCTCTACCGCGTGGAGCGCGCCCTGGAGCGCGCCAAGCTCCAGGCGGCGGTGGACAGCCTGGCCACGGACTTCGCGGAGCGCCACGGCCTGTCCGCGCTGGTGGGCCGCAGCCAGGCGATGCGCGAGCTCACCACGCGCCTGGTGCGCGTGGCGCAGAGCGACGCCACCGTCCTCATCCAGGGCGAGAGCGGCACGGGCAAGGAGCTGGTGGCCCGCGCCCTCCACGCGCACAGCCGCCGCAACAAGCAGCCCTTCGTGCCCGTCAACTGCGCCGCCATCAGCGAAACGCTGCTGGAGACGGAGCTCTTCGGCCACGCCAAGGGCGCCTTCACGGGCGCGGTGAAGGCGCGCCGGGGCCTCTTCGAGGAAGCGGACAACGGCACGCTCTTCATCGACGAGGTGACGGAGACGAGCCCCACCTTCCAGTCCAAGCTGCTGCGCACGCTCCAGGACGGCGAGGTGCGCCGCGTGGGCGAGTCCACCGCGCTGCGCGTGGACGTGCGCATCGCCGCGGCCACCAACCGCGACATCGAGCTGGAGGTGAAGGAGAAGCGCTTCCGTCAGGACCTCTACTACCGCCTCAACGTGGTGCTCCTGCGCGTGCCCCCACTGCGCGAGCGCCTGGAGGACGTGCCCGCGCTGGCCGAGCACTTCCTGCAGCGCGCCAACGCCCGCAGCCCCCGGCCCCGGCGCCTGTCCGCCGCCGCCGTGGAGCACCTGATGACGTACCGCTTCCCCGGCAACGTGCGCGAGCTGGAGAACCTGGTGGAGCAGGCCGCCGCGCTCGCGGAGGGCGACGAGCTGCTCCCCGAGGACTTCCCGCTGCGCCCCCAGGGCCGCGTGCTCCCCGACACCACCGCCCCGTCCGAGGCCACGGGCCAGCCGCCACCCGCTGACGCCCGGCCCACCAGCGCGGAGGCCACGGGCCCCACGCTGGCGGAGGTGGTGGAGGACGCGGAGCGCCGGGCCATCGTCCAGGCCCTGGAGCGCCACGGCGTGGACCTCACCCGCGTCGCGGACGAGCTGGGCGTCTCCTCCACCACGCTGTGGCGGAAGATGAAGCGGCTCAACCTCCGTCCGCCCGCGGGCGCCCGCGAATAA
- a CDS encoding phosphoribosyltransferase family protein: MAIKRAAPPKSQDQRNPSPKSAVPSSAQKEGAEKLVSIPNDMVLAPQVEAPRQPTGRDQSRHKSTGVVELSWAEFDRKVQKLARTIRQAWEPQAVVGVAHGGVFVGGALAGALGCEFFPVRISRRSRDKAERTQERNQPQVSEEMPTEIRGRRVLIVDDIASSGDTLELATALAKKVGAKEIRTACLIARPEGFAPDHVGLSTDALFVFPWDYEPVMGDAHFDDDPDKAGA; this comes from the coding sequence GTGGCCATCAAGCGGGCAGCGCCGCCGAAGTCCCAGGACCAGCGCAACCCTTCCCCGAAGTCCGCCGTGCCCTCCTCCGCCCAGAAGGAAGGGGCGGAGAAGCTGGTCTCCATTCCCAATGACATGGTGCTGGCGCCCCAGGTGGAGGCCCCGCGCCAACCCACCGGCCGCGACCAGTCCCGCCACAAGTCCACCGGCGTGGTGGAGCTGTCGTGGGCGGAGTTCGACCGTAAGGTGCAGAAGCTGGCGCGCACCATCCGTCAGGCGTGGGAGCCGCAGGCGGTGGTGGGCGTGGCCCATGGCGGCGTGTTCGTGGGCGGGGCGCTCGCGGGCGCGCTCGGCTGCGAGTTCTTCCCCGTGCGCATCAGCCGCCGCAGCCGCGACAAGGCGGAGCGCACCCAGGAGCGCAACCAGCCGCAGGTGAGCGAGGAGATGCCCACGGAAATCCGGGGCCGCCGCGTGCTCATCGTGGACGACATCGCCTCCAGCGGGGACACGCTGGAGCTGGCCACGGCGCTGGCGAAGAAGGTGGGCGCGAAGGAGATCCGCACCGCGTGCCTCATCGCGCGGCCGGAGGGCTTCGCGCCGGACCACGTGGGGCTGTCCACGGACGCGCTCTTCGTCTTCCCGTGGGACTACGAGCCCGTGATGGGCGACGCGCACTTCGACGACGACCCGGACAAGGCCGGGGCGTAG
- a CDS encoding ATP-binding protein, with protein sequence MSPKVYSERELRALVEPFTQPMLVLEAEGRVLVANAAYARLLGLPLDQVEGRVFLDFVQPEDRSRMGDRFQRLATGAPLDGRPQLYKVLSVHGAPGEVYVQANPLQLEGGRFALLLSCMVMSDRPMELVVAERLVDTSAGLVSARSEEGVRRVALAGLEAAGFRARILRWDGTRLAVRDGVSLPADSHLALEALSDGRPVFGGADQAQPTHAYLPVGGPQSEVLWVAGPWVAPRHGSVLTLFAKVVGAALADANLQADGARSRWEVEAVAEMARFVAQPVPPPPETFLARVAELLQARAVSLHVTSDPGQAPRLSAHVGLEEGSMTAGDAARATGVLLAASLREDGGVLSSEAQGRTLETLSEGRFGSGTAARLTRGGECVGVVQALRGKERPFDERDARLLATLAELLVTLLEQRRLRAEAARQLTESRLLLDLARTTSGVLETASILDVASDFLVHLLDVSNCFILLYDEQAKVLRGAAASAAHRDLFRTVVVPLDSDDLAARVALERKPIAVEDLTSASVSVSAVLIDRLGEKALLGLPLTSREELIGVVLVDDVRGPRPFGPELIELAEATCGQLALSIANARLYESLWASYAELAATRAEMVKRERLAALGELSAIVAHEVRNPLGVIFNAVATLRRIMSPSGDTAMLLDIVAEESDRLNRMVADLLDFTRPRNPVLQPEDLLRVLQDALEAARAQASTERAVRVHVEVEPGLATVPMDRRQIRQALFNVAVNAIQSMPQGGEVWVHARRDTHGGREQLRIDVMDQGPGIPAELLHRVFEPFFTTKAQGTGLGLAVVKRILEEHRGEIAVESAPGRGTTFTFWLPLTQPQSLS encoded by the coding sequence ATGAGTCCCAAGGTCTACAGCGAGCGGGAGCTGCGCGCCCTGGTGGAGCCCTTCACCCAGCCCATGCTGGTGCTGGAGGCGGAGGGGCGCGTCCTGGTGGCCAACGCCGCGTACGCGCGGCTCCTGGGCCTGCCCCTGGACCAGGTGGAGGGCCGCGTCTTCCTGGACTTCGTGCAGCCGGAGGACCGCAGCCGGATGGGGGACCGCTTCCAGCGGCTGGCCACGGGCGCGCCGCTGGACGGACGCCCGCAGCTCTACAAGGTCCTCAGCGTCCACGGCGCGCCGGGCGAGGTGTACGTCCAGGCCAACCCCCTGCAACTGGAGGGAGGGCGCTTCGCCCTGCTGCTCAGCTGCATGGTGATGTCGGACCGGCCCATGGAGCTGGTGGTGGCGGAGCGGCTGGTGGACACGTCCGCGGGGCTGGTGTCCGCGCGCTCGGAGGAGGGCGTGCGGCGCGTGGCGCTGGCGGGCCTGGAGGCCGCGGGCTTCCGGGCGCGCATCCTGCGCTGGGACGGCACGCGGCTGGCGGTGCGCGACGGCGTGTCCCTGCCGGCGGACTCGCACCTGGCGCTGGAGGCGCTGTCGGACGGGCGGCCGGTGTTCGGCGGCGCGGACCAGGCGCAGCCCACGCACGCGTACCTGCCGGTGGGCGGGCCCCAGTCGGAGGTGCTGTGGGTGGCCGGCCCGTGGGTGGCGCCCCGGCACGGCTCGGTGCTGACGCTGTTCGCGAAGGTGGTGGGCGCGGCGCTGGCGGACGCGAACCTCCAGGCGGACGGCGCGCGCAGCCGCTGGGAGGTGGAGGCGGTGGCGGAGATGGCGCGCTTCGTGGCGCAGCCCGTGCCCCCGCCGCCGGAGACGTTCCTCGCGCGCGTGGCGGAGCTGCTCCAGGCCCGCGCGGTGTCGCTGCACGTCACCTCCGACCCGGGACAGGCGCCCCGGCTCTCCGCCCACGTGGGGCTGGAGGAGGGGAGCATGACGGCGGGGGACGCGGCCCGGGCCACCGGGGTGCTCCTGGCCGCGTCGCTGCGCGAGGACGGCGGCGTGCTGTCGTCGGAGGCGCAGGGCAGGACGCTGGAGACGCTGTCCGAGGGCCGCTTCGGCAGCGGGACGGCGGCGCGGCTCACCCGGGGCGGCGAGTGCGTGGGCGTGGTGCAGGCGCTGCGCGGCAAGGAGCGCCCCTTCGACGAGCGCGACGCGCGGCTTTTGGCCACGCTCGCGGAGCTGCTGGTGACGCTGCTGGAGCAGCGCCGCCTTCGCGCGGAGGCGGCGCGCCAGCTCACGGAGTCGCGCCTGCTGCTGGACCTGGCGCGCACCACGTCGGGCGTGCTGGAGACGGCGAGCATCCTGGACGTCGCGTCCGACTTCCTGGTGCACCTCCTGGACGTGTCCAACTGCTTCATCCTGCTCTACGACGAACAGGCCAAGGTGCTGCGGGGCGCGGCGGCGTCGGCGGCCCACCGCGACCTGTTCCGCACGGTGGTGGTGCCGCTGGACAGCGACGACCTGGCCGCGCGCGTGGCCCTGGAGCGCAAGCCCATCGCCGTGGAGGACCTCACGTCGGCGAGCGTGTCCGTCAGCGCCGTGCTCATCGACCGGCTGGGGGAGAAGGCCCTGCTGGGCCTGCCGCTCACCTCGCGCGAGGAGCTCATCGGCGTGGTGCTGGTGGACGACGTGCGCGGCCCGCGCCCCTTCGGCCCGGAGCTGATCGAGCTGGCGGAGGCCACGTGCGGCCAGCTGGCGCTGTCCATCGCCAACGCGCGCCTCTACGAGTCGCTGTGGGCCAGCTACGCGGAGCTGGCCGCCACCCGCGCGGAGATGGTGAAGCGCGAGCGCCTGGCCGCGCTGGGCGAGCTGTCCGCCATCGTCGCCCACGAGGTGCGCAACCCCCTGGGCGTCATCTTCAACGCGGTGGCCACGCTCCGGCGCATCATGAGCCCCAGCGGCGACACCGCGATGTTGCTGGACATCGTCGCGGAGGAGAGCGACCGCCTCAACCGCATGGTGGCCGACCTCCTGGACTTCACTCGCCCGCGCAACCCGGTGCTCCAGCCGGAGGACCTGCTGCGCGTGCTCCAGGACGCGCTGGAAGCCGCGCGGGCGCAGGCCTCCACGGAGCGCGCGGTGCGCGTCCACGTGGAGGTGGAGCCCGGCCTCGCCACCGTCCCCATGGACCGGCGGCAGATTCGACAGGCCCTGTTCAACGTGGCCGTCAACGCCATCCAGTCCATGCCCCAGGGGGGCGAGGTCTGGGTGCACGCGCGCCGGGACACGCACGGCGGCCGCGAGCAGCTGAGAATCGACGTGATGGACCAGGGGCCGGGCATCCCGGCGGAGCTGCTCCACCGCGTCTTCGAACCCTTCTTCACCACCAAGGCCCAGGGCACCGGCCTGGGGCTGGCGGTGGTGAAGCGCATCCTGGAGGAGCACCGCGGCGAGATCGCCGTGGAGAGCGCCCCCGGACGCGGAACCACCTTCACCTTCTGGCTGCCGCTCACGCAGCCCCAGTCCCTCTCATGA
- the selB gene encoding selenocysteine-specific translation elongation factor, translating to MIIGTAGHIDHGKTSLVKALTGTDTDRLPEEKRRGITLELGFAHLPLPDGQVAGVVDVPGHERFVKAMAAGAGGVDLAVLVVAADEGVMPQTREHLDICRLLGVKAGVVALTKADLLETLGDDWRALVEADLAALTAGTFLEDAPVVPVSSRTGAGLPELKAALGRAGATLPRRPSEGPAFLPVDRAFTIKGFGTVVTGTLLSGALAVDDAVALLPSASGARPGPFRVRGVQVHGQPVTRVEAGQRAAVNVADVQMEDVHRGMVLTRAGELPETSMLDVELTLLPAAEAPLPKRRKLLLHLGTAQVEATVALLDLDSLAPGETGLAQLRLESPVGALVGQRFILRGSRALPGRGATVAGGRVLSITPPRRRRGASSVVRPLLEADAAGQLAWLLRQAGYAGLTQTELFGRSGLSPKVLARTLELLGAKGQVLLVDRDRRLYVAQDVFEGLRQRSLALLAAFHEREPMRDGLSREELRQRLSAQLDARLFQRVVQALVDAGSVEAEKDLVRLQGRGRTLTLGDEAARTRLSAELSAAGLAPPTVTELAQKLALPSAKLQELLKVLVASGVGVRVSEELCFDVGALEDLRGRLVTYLKDHKEITTQGFKELVGQSRKFTIPLSEYFDREKVTLRVGDKRVLRRG from the coding sequence ATGATCATCGGGACGGCGGGGCACATCGACCACGGCAAGACGTCCCTCGTGAAGGCGCTGACGGGCACCGACACCGACCGGCTCCCGGAGGAGAAGCGGCGGGGCATCACCCTGGAGCTGGGCTTCGCCCACCTGCCGCTGCCGGACGGACAGGTGGCGGGGGTGGTGGACGTGCCCGGCCACGAGCGCTTCGTGAAGGCCATGGCCGCGGGTGCGGGCGGCGTGGACCTGGCGGTGCTGGTGGTGGCCGCCGACGAGGGCGTCATGCCCCAGACGCGCGAGCACCTGGACATCTGCCGGCTGCTCGGCGTGAAGGCGGGCGTCGTCGCGCTCACCAAGGCGGACCTGCTGGAGACGCTGGGCGACGACTGGCGCGCGCTGGTGGAGGCGGACCTCGCCGCGCTCACCGCCGGCACCTTCCTGGAGGACGCGCCCGTGGTGCCCGTGTCGTCGCGCACGGGCGCGGGGCTGCCGGAGTTGAAGGCCGCGCTCGGCCGCGCGGGCGCCACGCTGCCACGGCGGCCCTCCGAGGGCCCCGCGTTCCTCCCCGTGGACCGGGCCTTCACCATCAAGGGCTTCGGCACGGTGGTGACGGGCACGCTGTTGTCCGGCGCGCTGGCGGTGGACGACGCGGTGGCGCTGTTGCCCTCGGCGTCCGGCGCGCGGCCGGGCCCCTTTCGCGTCCGGGGCGTGCAGGTGCACGGGCAGCCGGTGACGCGCGTGGAGGCGGGGCAGCGCGCCGCGGTGAACGTGGCGGACGTGCAGATGGAGGACGTGCACCGGGGCATGGTGCTCACGCGCGCGGGCGAGCTGCCGGAGACGTCCATGCTGGACGTGGAGCTGACGCTGCTGCCCGCCGCGGAAGCGCCGCTGCCGAAGCGCCGCAAGCTGCTGCTGCACCTGGGCACCGCGCAGGTGGAGGCCACGGTGGCGCTGCTGGACCTGGACTCGCTCGCGCCGGGCGAGACGGGGCTCGCGCAGCTGCGGCTGGAGTCTCCGGTGGGGGCGCTCGTCGGCCAGCGCTTCATCCTGCGCGGCTCGCGCGCGCTGCCGGGCCGGGGCGCCACGGTGGCTGGAGGGCGCGTGCTCTCCATCACGCCGCCGCGCCGGCGCCGGGGCGCGTCCTCGGTGGTGCGGCCGCTCCTGGAAGCCGATGCTGCGGGGCAGTTGGCGTGGCTCCTCAGGCAGGCAGGCTACGCGGGGCTCACGCAGACGGAGCTGTTCGGCCGCTCGGGGCTGTCGCCCAAGGTGCTCGCGCGCACGCTGGAGCTCTTGGGCGCGAAGGGGCAGGTGCTGCTGGTGGACCGCGACCGGCGGCTCTACGTGGCGCAGGACGTGTTCGAGGGGCTGCGCCAGCGCTCGCTCGCGCTGCTCGCCGCGTTCCACGAGCGCGAGCCCATGCGCGACGGCCTGTCGCGCGAGGAGCTCCGTCAGCGGCTCTCCGCCCAACTGGACGCGCGCTTGTTCCAGCGCGTGGTGCAGGCGCTGGTGGACGCCGGCTCGGTGGAGGCGGAGAAGGACCTGGTGCGCCTGCAGGGCCGGGGCCGTACGCTCACGCTGGGCGACGAGGCCGCACGCACGCGCCTGTCCGCGGAGCTGTCCGCGGCGGGGCTCGCGCCGCCCACCGTCACGGAGCTGGCGCAGAAGCTGGCGCTTCCGTCCGCGAAGCTGCAGGAGCTGCTGAAGGTGCTGGTGGCGTCGGGCGTGGGCGTGCGGGTGAGCGAGGAGCTGTGCTTCGACGTGGGCGCGCTGGAGGACTTGCGCGGCCGGCTGGTGACGTACCTGAAGGACCACAAGGAGATCACCACGCAGGGCTTCAAGGAACTGGTGGGCCAGAGCCGCAAGTTCACCATCCCCCTGTCGGAGTACTTCGACCGGGAGAAGGTCACGCTGAGGGTGGGGGACAAACGGGTGCTGCGTCGCGGATGA